One genomic window of Solanum dulcamara chromosome 12, daSolDulc1.2, whole genome shotgun sequence includes the following:
- the LOC129877676 gene encoding pentatricopeptide repeat-containing protein At1g62350-like isoform X1 translates to MSSGYQCVRLPAYPLDTGIHGRRLPSEIVFSSIASRTWSKCGGNLRISMRDRSKNRKPLQKGRNLSIEAIQAVQALKRVANKNNDSAVEQVFNSKVRRLIKSDMIAVLRELLRQNQCLLALKVFEEVQKEISYRPQIKLYAEIVSCLGSNGMLEDVNCLIMALKMESSLEPNVESFYSLLESLMKFNLTRLALEVFYLMKLRGCDPDKLTFKLLINGLESNEEMNLSAFVRQEAEKYYGQSLDFLHETEEEVPRLKQTDVTVSSLIRDLEFEPWYGEKSYWERHS, encoded by the exons ATGAGTAGCGGGTACCAATGTGTGAGATTGCCGGCGTATCCTCTCGACACAGGGATTCACGGCCGGCGACTTCCATCGGAAATCGTATTCAGTTCGATAGCGTCTAGGACTTGGTCTAAATGTGGTGGAAATCTGAGGATTAGCATGAGAGACAGGAGCAAAAATCGAAAACCCTTGCAGAAGGGGAGAAACCTCAGTATTGAAGCCATTCAAGCTGTTCAGGCACTGAAGCGGGTGGCCAACAAAAACAATGACTCCGCGGTGGAACAGGTGTTTAATAGCAAGGTCAGGCGCTTGATTAAGAGTGATATGATAGCTGTTCTCCGGGAACTTCTCCGACAGAATCAATGCCTCTTAGCTCTTAAG GTTTTTGAGGAAGTTCAGAAGGAGATATCCTATAGGCCGCAGATCAAACTGTATGCTGAAATTGTGTCCTGTTTGGGAAGCAATGGAATGCTTGAAGATGTCAACTGTCTTATCATGGCATTGAAAATGGAAAGTAGTTTAGAACCTAACGTTGAGAGCTTTTACTCATTGTTGGAAAGCTTAATGAAATTTAATCTTACGAGGCTTGCACTGGAGGTCTTTTACTTGATGAAGTTGAGAGGATGTGATCCTGATAAGTTGACCTTTAAACTATTGATAAATGGTTTGGAATCAAATGAAGAAATGAATCTTTCAGCTTTTGTAAGGCAGGAAGCAGAGAAGTATTATGGCCAGTCCCTAGATTTCCTACATGAGACCGAAGAGGAGGTGCCAAGATTAAAGCAAAC TGATGTGACTGTTTCATCCTTAATCAGAGATCTCGAGTTCGAGCCTTGGTATGGAGAAAAATCTTATTGGGAGCGCCACTCTTGA
- the LOC129877676 gene encoding pentatricopeptide repeat-containing protein At1g62350-like isoform X2, with the protein MSSGYQCVRLPAYPLDTGIHGRRLPSEIVFSSIASRTWSKCGGNLRISMRDRSKNRKPLQKGRNLSIEAIQAVQALKRVANKNNDSAVEQVFNSKVRRLIKSDMIAVLRELLRQNQCLLALKVFEEVQKEISYRPQIKLYAEIVSCLGSNGMLEDVNCLIMALKMESSLEPNVESFYSLLESLMKFNLTRLALEVFYLMKLRGCDPDKLTFKLLINGLESNEEMNLSAFVRQEAEKYYGQSLDFLHETEEEVPRLKQTY; encoded by the exons ATGAGTAGCGGGTACCAATGTGTGAGATTGCCGGCGTATCCTCTCGACACAGGGATTCACGGCCGGCGACTTCCATCGGAAATCGTATTCAGTTCGATAGCGTCTAGGACTTGGTCTAAATGTGGTGGAAATCTGAGGATTAGCATGAGAGACAGGAGCAAAAATCGAAAACCCTTGCAGAAGGGGAGAAACCTCAGTATTGAAGCCATTCAAGCTGTTCAGGCACTGAAGCGGGTGGCCAACAAAAACAATGACTCCGCGGTGGAACAGGTGTTTAATAGCAAGGTCAGGCGCTTGATTAAGAGTGATATGATAGCTGTTCTCCGGGAACTTCTCCGACAGAATCAATGCCTCTTAGCTCTTAAG GTTTTTGAGGAAGTTCAGAAGGAGATATCCTATAGGCCGCAGATCAAACTGTATGCTGAAATTGTGTCCTGTTTGGGAAGCAATGGAATGCTTGAAGATGTCAACTGTCTTATCATGGCATTGAAAATGGAAAGTAGTTTAGAACCTAACGTTGAGAGCTTTTACTCATTGTTGGAAAGCTTAATGAAATTTAATCTTACGAGGCTTGCACTGGAGGTCTTTTACTTGATGAAGTTGAGAGGATGTGATCCTGATAAGTTGACCTTTAAACTATTGATAAATGGTTTGGAATCAAATGAAGAAATGAATCTTTCAGCTTTTGTAAGGCAGGAAGCAGAGAAGTATTATGGCCAGTCCCTAGATTTCCTACATGAGACCGAAGAGGAGGTGCCAAGATTAAAGCAAACGTATTGA